GAAGAGATCAAGCCCCGACTGGGGTAGGTACAGGCCGGCCCCAAGGAGGAGCACGTGAAGAAAGAGGACCTCGTCCTCCCCGCACCCAGGGAGGCCTCCCCGCAGGGGGAGCCGTTGCTGGCGGTGGCGGGGCTGACCAAGCACTTCCCGGTCAAGGGCGGCTTCCCGATCCGGCGGACCGTCGGATCGGTCCAGGCGGTGGACGGCATCGACCTGACCGTGGCCGTCGGGGAGACCTTCGGCCTGGTGGGGGAGTCGGGCTGCGGCAAGTCGACCACCGGGCGGCTGATCACCCGGCTCATGGAGCCCACGGCCGGCACGATCACCTACCGCGGCCAGGACATCAGCCGCGCCTCACGCAAACAGCTGGCGCCCATCCGGTCCGAGATCCAGATGATCTTCCAGGACCCCTATTCCTCCCTCAACCCCCGCCAGACCGTCGGCAAGATCATCTCCGGTCCGATGGAGATCAACGGGATCGAGCCCGAGGGCGGGCGCGAGAAGCGGGTGCGGGAGCTGCTGGAGATCGTGGGCCTCAACCCCGAGCACTACAACCGCTTCCCGCACGAGTTCTCCGGGGGTCAGCGCCAGCGCATCGGCGTGGCCCGGGCGCTGGCCCTCGAACCGAAGCTGATCGTGGCCGACGAGCCGGTCTCCGCGCTCGACGTGTCCATCCAGGCCCAGGTGATGAACCTGCTCCAGCAGGTGCAGCGGGACCTCGGCATCGCGTTCCTGTTCATCGCCCACGACCTGGCCGTCGTACGGCACTTCTCGCAGCGCGTGGCCGTGATGTACCTCGGCAAGATCATCGAGGTCGGGGACCGCGACTCCATCTACATCCGGCCACGCCACCCCTACACCCACGCCCTGCTCTCCGCGGTCCCCGAGGTCGCGATCACGGAGGGGGACGCGCCCCGGCGGGAGCGGATCCGGCTGGCCGGAGACGTGCCGTCGCCCATCTCCCCGCCCTCCGGCTGCCGCTTTCGCACCCGGTGCTGGAAGGCGCAGGACAAGTGCGCCGCCGAGGAGCCGCCGCTGGTCCGGATCTCCGGCAACCACGAGGGCCATCTGACGGCCTGCCACTTCCCCGAGGAGCCGACGATCGAGGGGCGTGCGGAGGACATCGTCCTGGACCCGGCGCTGGCTGCGCTGGAGGAGGGCGGCGAAGGGTAGCCGCCGGGGCGGAATCGACGCCGATGCGCGTGGGGGCGGGGGACTGGGCGGGGGGAGGGGGTGTGCGGGTCGGCGGCGGTGCCGGTGCCGGTGAGTCGGCGTCGGCGTCCGTCAAGCCGTCGGGGCCGCCTCCGCCACCGTGATGATCTCGGGGCTCGCGGGGGTCAACGGCCCCCTCCCCCAGTCGCCGTACTGCTCCACCACCCGCAGTCCCGCCTCGGCGAGGAGGCCGGCGAGGGGCTCGGGGCCGAGGAAGCGGAGCGTGGCGCGGCTG
This window of the Streptomyces sp. NBC_01275 genome carries:
- a CDS encoding ABC transporter ATP-binding protein, encoding MKKEDLVLPAPREASPQGEPLLAVAGLTKHFPVKGGFPIRRTVGSVQAVDGIDLTVAVGETFGLVGESGCGKSTTGRLITRLMEPTAGTITYRGQDISRASRKQLAPIRSEIQMIFQDPYSSLNPRQTVGKIISGPMEINGIEPEGGREKRVRELLEIVGLNPEHYNRFPHEFSGGQRQRIGVARALALEPKLIVADEPVSALDVSIQAQVMNLLQQVQRDLGIAFLFIAHDLAVVRHFSQRVAVMYLGKIIEVGDRDSIYIRPRHPYTHALLSAVPEVAITEGDAPRRERIRLAGDVPSPISPPSGCRFRTRCWKAQDKCAAEEPPLVRISGNHEGHLTACHFPEEPTIEGRAEDIVLDPALAALEEGGEG